A region from the Sulfitobacter sp. D7 genome encodes:
- a CDS encoding MupA/Atu3671 family FMN-dependent luciferase-like monooxygenase: MTASFKTEPFSALLMGDESLTIACGDMLLAGGHRIAAVITRDDAVRAWAEGQGLVLRRDAEDLLPMGLAADWLLSIANLRLIPQTVLALPTRGAVNFHDGPLPRYAGLNTPAWAIINGEAQHGVSWHLIEAGVDTGDLLAQREVEIAPDETAFSLNSKCYAAGMESFGAVLAQLESGKLQGTAQDLRQRSYFAKDKRPENCGLIDFTKTAGEISALVRGLDFGAYWNPLTTAKLAGAAGAAGAAGAVLAVSRVEVLAGQGGTPGEVVEVDSTRVVVAARDAHIALYDLRDMAGESIAPAQFFAPGDKVPHTAGSAPASAEEAHWRRALTGFEALPVPLATAVETTTTWAEREIALPQGSDLSQQAAAAALVALRSAGATEGGIALSRKGESAPLIADWLPVTIAAEAGLPVAELIAQVEPQLARAKDAAGFARDLPLRDPAIEALGTPDFALSFDSEPLAGAALTLCLGAGGARLFADSTRLTDAAINLLAARFAAAFANISEAADCGTLWALPETEMQLLTRVNATTRDYEHLTIHAAFEAQVARTPEAPALVFEGETLSYAALNACANQLAHVLGDMGAGPGMPVALCVARGVDLLVGTLGILKAGAAYVPLDPAYPADRLAHYLSDSGAAVVVTQSVLSASLPAQGAQVLELDRDPRLATASDVNPAASAGPDDLAYLIYTSGSTGTPKGVMVSHGNVANFFAGMDDRIDHEAGAVWLAVTSLSFDISVLELFWTLARGGKLVLAGDDSRALMSNGPIATSDRKIDFNLFYWGNDDGVGPKKYELLLEGARFADANGFNAVWTPERHFHAFGGPYPNPSVTGAAVAAVTQNLDVRAGSCVAPLHHPARIAEEWAVIDNLTNGRVGLAIASGWQPDDFVLRPENTPPQNKPAMYDAIDQLRKLWAGEPVEFPRADGTPHAVVTQPRPVSNRLPIWVTTAGNPQTWKEAGEIGANVLTHLLGQSVEEVADKIKIYHDALRGAGHDPAVHRVTVMLHSYLAETRAEAEEIARAPMKDYLRSAAGLIKQYAWAFPAFKKPAGTTNPFEIDLEGLSAEEMDAILEFAFQRYFNDSGMFGTVADGLARAEQLKRIGVDEIACLIDYGIPTDKVMAGLKPLADVLRRANAGGQPAEDDHSIAAQIVRHGVTHLQCTPSMAQMMVMNDEARGALARVKALMVGGEALPGTLSRALRAATQAQIQNMYGPTETTIWSTTHVLQDTHSTTAPIGTPIANTQVHVLDAARQVLPIGAAGELWIGGAGVTQGYWQRAEMTAARFIDDPFAGHGRLYGTGDLVRMNAEGVLHFEGRADAQVKIRGHRIELGEVEARLADLPGVGQAVALLRDDAGPGGAQLVGYVVADAAVDSDAARRQLAAHLPDIMVPQAIVTLPAMPLTPNKKIDRKALPAPVKRSAAPAAAPQTATQDGNSQAAIAQVWGALLGIGDIRGGDNFFALGGHSLLAVQAHRDIKAALGASALSITDIFRFPTLAGLAAHIDGLDGQKAEPPKAPPAAETPARTETMSKRRLMRAERARGRG, translated from the coding sequence ATGACCGCCAGCTTCAAGACAGAACCGTTTTCCGCGCTCTTGATGGGCGACGAATCTCTGACCATTGCCTGCGGCGACATGCTGCTGGCGGGCGGCCATCGGATCGCCGCCGTAATCACCCGAGATGACGCGGTGCGCGCTTGGGCCGAAGGGCAGGGGCTGGTCCTTCGCCGCGATGCGGAAGATCTGCTGCCCATGGGTCTGGCCGCCGACTGGCTTTTGAGCATCGCCAACCTGCGGCTGATCCCTCAGACGGTTTTGGCCCTGCCCACACGTGGCGCGGTCAATTTCCACGATGGGCCCCTGCCGCGCTATGCTGGGCTGAACACGCCCGCTTGGGCAATCATCAACGGCGAGGCGCAGCATGGGGTCAGTTGGCATCTGATTGAAGCGGGCGTTGATACCGGTGACCTGCTGGCGCAGCGGGAGGTAGAGATCGCGCCCGATGAGACGGCCTTTAGCCTCAACTCTAAATGCTACGCCGCCGGGATGGAAAGCTTTGGCGCAGTGCTGGCCCAGTTGGAAAGCGGCAAGCTGCAAGGCACCGCCCAAGACCTGCGTCAGCGCAGCTATTTCGCGAAGGACAAACGGCCCGAGAACTGCGGGCTGATCGACTTTACCAAGACCGCAGGAGAGATCAGCGCGCTGGTCCGTGGCTTGGATTTCGGGGCCTATTGGAACCCTTTGACCACGGCAAAACTCGCAGGCGCGGCAGGCGCGGCAGGCGCGGCAGGCGCGGTGCTGGCCGTTTCCCGCGTCGAGGTGCTGGCGGGCCAAGGCGGCACCCCCGGCGAGGTTGTCGAGGTCGACAGCACGCGGGTGGTCGTGGCGGCGCGCGATGCCCATATCGCCCTCTATGATCTGCGCGATATGGCGGGTGAGAGTATTGCTCCGGCCCAGTTTTTTGCCCCCGGTGATAAAGTGCCACACACGGCGGGCAGCGCTCCGGCTTCGGCTGAGGAGGCACATTGGCGGCGCGCTTTGACCGGGTTTGAGGCGCTGCCGGTCCCCTTGGCCACCGCAGTTGAAACGACAACGACATGGGCAGAGCGAGAGATCGCGCTGCCGCAGGGGAGTGACCTTTCGCAGCAGGCCGCAGCCGCAGCCCTCGTCGCGCTGCGCAGCGCCGGGGCAACAGAAGGCGGCATCGCCCTCAGCCGCAAAGGGGAATCCGCGCCGCTGATCGCCGATTGGTTGCCGGTCACCATCGCGGCAGAGGCGGGCTTGCCCGTGGCGGAACTGATCGCACAGGTAGAACCACAACTTGCCCGCGCGAAGGACGCGGCAGGTTTCGCGCGTGATCTGCCGCTGCGCGACCCGGCGATTGAAGCGCTTGGCACTCCGGATTTTGCGTTGTCCTTTGACAGTGAACCGCTCGCGGGTGCGGCGCTGACCCTCTGCCTCGGGGCGGGGGGCGCGCGCCTCTTTGCGGATAGCACGCGACTGACCGATGCCGCGATCAACCTCCTCGCCGCGCGGTTTGCGGCGGCTTTCGCCAACATCTCCGAGGCTGCAGATTGCGGCACCCTCTGGGCCCTTCCAGAGACCGAGATGCAGCTCCTGACCCGCGTTAACGCGACGACGCGCGACTATGAACACCTCACCATCCATGCCGCTTTTGAGGCGCAGGTGGCGCGCACACCCGAGGCCCCCGCGCTGGTGTTCGAGGGGGAGACGCTTAGCTATGCCGCGCTGAACGCCTGCGCCAATCAATTGGCGCATGTGCTGGGTGACATGGGGGCCGGGCCGGGGATGCCGGTGGCGCTTTGCGTTGCACGGGGGGTGGACCTGCTGGTGGGCACGCTTGGCATCCTGAAAGCTGGCGCCGCCTATGTGCCGCTTGATCCGGCCTATCCGGCGGACCGTCTGGCACATTACCTTTCAGACAGTGGCGCTGCGGTCGTGGTCACGCAATCGGTCCTTTCCGCCAGCCTGCCCGCGCAAGGCGCGCAGGTGTTGGAGCTGGACCGCGACCCGCGCCTCGCCACGGCTTCGGACGTGAACCCTGCCGCCAGCGCGGGGCCGGATGACCTTGCCTATCTGATCTATACCTCCGGCTCGACCGGGACGCCCAAGGGCGTGATGGTCAGCCACGGCAATGTGGCGAATTTCTTTGCCGGGATGGACGACCGGATCGATCATGAGGCGGGCGCTGTCTGGCTCGCTGTCACCAGCCTCAGTTTCGATATCTCGGTGCTGGAACTGTTCTGGACCCTCGCACGGGGGGGCAAACTGGTGCTGGCCGGCGACGATAGCCGGGCGCTGATGTCGAACGGGCCGATTGCCACCAGCGACCGCAAGATCGACTTCAACCTGTTTTACTGGGGCAATGACGACGGGGTCGGCCCCAAGAAATACGAGCTGCTGCTGGAAGGTGCGCGATTCGCCGATGCCAATGGCTTCAACGCGGTCTGGACGCCCGAGCGGCATTTCCATGCCTTCGGCGGCCCCTATCCGAACCCCTCTGTCACAGGCGCTGCCGTGGCCGCGGTGACGCAGAACCTTGATGTGCGGGCCGGGTCTTGCGTCGCCCCGCTGCATCACCCCGCGCGGATCGCCGAGGAATGGGCGGTGATCGACAACCTGACAAACGGGCGCGTGGGACTGGCCATCGCCAGCGGATGGCAGCCCGATGACTTCGTGCTGCGCCCGGAGAACACGCCGCCGCAGAACAAGCCCGCGATGTATGACGCCATCGACCAGTTGCGCAAACTCTGGGCCGGGGAGCCGGTGGAATTCCCCCGTGCCGATGGCACGCCCCACGCGGTGGTAACGCAGCCGCGCCCCGTCTCGAACAGGCTGCCGATCTGGGTCACCACGGCGGGCAATCCACAAACGTGGAAAGAAGCAGGAGAGATCGGGGCCAATGTGCTGACCCACCTGCTCGGCCAATCGGTGGAAGAGGTGGCGGACAAGATCAAGATCTACCACGACGCCCTGCGCGGTGCGGGCCATGACCCGGCGGTTCACCGGGTCACCGTCATGTTGCACAGCTATCTCGCCGAGACCCGCGCCGAGGCCGAGGAAATCGCCCGCGCGCCCATGAAGGACTACCTGCGCTCGGCGGCGGGGCTGATCAAACAATACGCTTGGGCCTTTCCGGCCTTCAAGAAACCGGCCGGCACGACAAACCCGTTTGAGATCGACCTCGAAGGGCTCTCGGCCGAAGAAATGGATGCGATCCTAGAGTTCGCCTTTCAACGCTATTTCAACGACAGTGGCATGTTTGGCACCGTGGCAGATGGGCTGGCGCGGGCCGAGCAACTCAAGCGGATCGGTGTCGATGAGATCGCCTGCCTGATCGACTATGGCATTCCCACCGACAAGGTGATGGCGGGGCTGAAGCCGCTGGCCGATGTGCTGCGCCGCGCCAATGCGGGTGGGCAACCGGCAGAGGACGACCACTCAATCGCCGCGCAGATCGTGCGCCATGGCGTGACCCATCTGCAATGCACGCCCTCGATGGCGCAGATGATGGTGATGAACGATGAGGCACGTGGCGCTTTGGCGCGGGTAAAGGCGCTGATGGTCGGGGGGGAGGCGTTGCCCGGCACGTTGTCACGCGCTTTGCGTGCGGCGACGCAGGCGCAGATCCAGAACATGTACGGCCCGACCGAGACGACGATCTGGTCGACCACCCATGTGCTACAAGACACCCACAGCACCACGGCCCCCATCGGCACACCGATTGCCAACACGCAGGTTCATGTCCTTGACGCCGCGCGGCAGGTGCTGCCGATCGGTGCGGCGGGTGAACTTTGGATCGGGGGCGCTGGCGTGACACAGGGCTATTGGCAACGGGCCGAGATGACCGCCGCGCGTTTCATCGACGATCCCTTCGCGGGCCACGGGCGTCTCTATGGCACGGGCGATCTGGTGCGCATGAACGCCGAAGGCGTGCTGCATTTCGAAGGCCGCGCCGATGCGCAGGTCAAGATACGCGGCCACCGGATTGAGCTTGGGGAAGTCGAAGCACGGCTGGCCGATCTGCCGGGGGTGGGTCAGGCCGTGGCCCTGCTGCGCGATGATGCGGGGCCGGGGGGTGCGCAACTGGTCGGCTATGTGGTCGCCGATGCGGCGGTCGACAGCGACGCGGCGCGGCGGCAACTGGCCGCCCATCTGCCCGATATCATGGTGCCACAGGCCATCGTAACGTTGCCCGCCATGCCCTTGACGCCCAACAAGAAAATTGACCGCAAGGCCTTGCCCGCCCCGGTCAAACGCAGTGCTGCACCTGCCGCCGCGCCACAGACGGCCACGCAAGACGGCAACAGCCAAGCCGCCATCGCGCAGGTCTGGGGCGCGCTTTTGGGCATCGGGGACATTCGCGGCGGCGATAACTTCTTTGCTCTTGGGGGGCATTCGCTGCTGGCGGTGCAGGCGCATCGCGATATCAAGGCGGCCTTGGGCGCCAGCGCGCTGTCGATCACCGATATCTTCCGTTTCCCGACCCTTGCGGGATTGGCGGCGCATATTGATGGATTGGACGGCCAGAAAGCCGAACCGCCCAAGGCGCCCCCAGCCGCCGAAACGCCTGCCCGGACCGAAACCATGTCGAAACGTCGCCTCATGCGTGCCGAGCGCGCCCGCGGGCGGGGTTGA
- a CDS encoding glycosyltransferase family 2 protein — MMQQSPRLLVIILNYRTAEMTLRAAEAALADMPQTHAELVIVDNDSGDGSAALLAQEIAARGWGAGNRVRLITSPRNGGFGAGNNIAMRAGMSDGAAPDFVHVVNSDAFLDRGCIGTLLDHLQNHPRAGLAGSHVRGEDDLPHATAFRFPSAAGELEAAARLGPLTRLLSSAVVAPPLPEEAAEVDWVAGASVMMRWDMLADVGLFDEAYFLYYEETDFCLRAARAGWDCWYVPQARCVHVGSVSTGMKEWRRMPRYWFDSRHRYFAKNHGRAYAALATCARLAGGGLHRLRCLLTGRQPEDAPGFYRDLAAHALTARRAAPAVQDPSRSPATEDR, encoded by the coding sequence ATGATGCAACAATCACCCCGCCTTTTGGTCATTATTCTCAACTACCGCACCGCAGAGATGACCCTGCGCGCGGCTGAGGCCGCTTTGGCCGATATGCCCCAGACCCATGCCGAACTGGTGATCGTTGACAACGACAGCGGCGACGGTTCTGCCGCGCTCTTGGCGCAGGAGATTGCCGCGCGGGGCTGGGGTGCGGGCAATCGGGTGCGGCTGATCACATCGCCCCGCAACGGTGGCTTCGGGGCGGGCAACAACATTGCCATGCGGGCGGGGATGTCCGACGGGGCAGCGCCGGATTTCGTGCATGTGGTGAACTCGGATGCCTTCCTTGATCGGGGCTGTATCGGGACGCTGTTGGATCATCTACAGAACCACCCCCGCGCCGGGTTGGCCGGAAGCCATGTGCGCGGCGAGGATGATCTGCCCCATGCCACGGCCTTCCGGTTCCCCTCTGCCGCGGGCGAGTTGGAAGCTGCCGCGCGGTTGGGCCCACTGACGCGACTGCTGTCCTCTGCCGTGGTGGCCCCGCCCTTGCCGGAAGAGGCCGCAGAGGTCGATTGGGTGGCCGGTGCCAGTGTCATGATGCGGTGGGATATGCTGGCTGATGTCGGTCTCTTCGACGAAGCGTATTTCCTTTATTATGAGGAAACTGATTTTTGCCTGCGTGCCGCGCGGGCTGGGTGGGACTGCTGGTATGTGCCTCAGGCGCGCTGCGTTCACGTTGGCTCGGTCTCGACCGGGATGAAGGAATGGCGCCGGATGCCGCGCTATTGGTTCGACAGTCGCCACCGCTATTTCGCCAAGAACCATGGCCGCGCCTATGCCGCTTTGGCCACCTGTGCTCGGCTTGCCGGGGGCGGATTGCACCGCCTGCGCTGCCTGCTGACCGGACGCCAGCCAGAAGACGCCCCCGGTTTTTACCGTGACCTCGCGGCCCATGCGCTCACCGCGAGGCGCGCGGCCCCCGCCGTCCAAGACCCAAGCCGTAGCCCCGCCACGGAGGACCGTTGA